Proteins from a single region of Halorubrum sp. 2020YC2:
- a CDS encoding NUDIX domain-containing protein — METTRHFTATTYIVNDGATALHEHERLGIRLPPGGHVDRDELPHEAARREVREETGLNPELIATESSITGPNTRGLPEPAHLMLHDINVHEDGSVGHQHVDHLYYARVDDRAIAPDGDDEVDPERWRWYAPAELAASDLPEDVVDLGREAIAAVDDD; from the coding sequence ATGGAGACGACGCGTCACTTCACCGCGACGACGTACATCGTCAACGACGGGGCGACCGCGCTTCACGAGCACGAGCGGCTGGGAATCAGGCTGCCGCCCGGCGGCCACGTCGACCGCGACGAACTCCCACACGAGGCCGCGCGCCGCGAGGTCCGCGAGGAGACGGGGCTGAACCCCGAGCTGATCGCGACCGAGTCGTCGATTACGGGCCCGAACACTCGCGGCCTTCCGGAGCCGGCGCACCTCATGCTCCACGACATCAACGTCCACGAGGACGGCTCGGTCGGCCACCAGCACGTCGACCACCTCTACTACGCGCGGGTCGACGACCGTGCGATCGCCCCCGACGGCGACGACGAGGTCGACCCGGAGCGCTGGCGTTGGTACGCGCCCGCCGAACTCGCGGCGAGCGACCTCCCCGAGGACGTCGTCGACCTCGGCCGGGAGGCGATCGCCGCTGTCGACGACGACTGA
- a CDS encoding DNA topoisomerase IV subunit A, translating to MTTESDARDELIDLAADFYDQFAAGEIPEMTLPTRTKSNIEYDEASGVWTYGDRTSTRSANSVRGARKLLKAAYTIEFLADQLDDDRSSTLRELYYLSESWDNDEAQFKSQDESNDLVEDLEIVTGVTREDFHMRPEESGAKVMGPLEIREQTNRGDREIHCQLDVGQGGYQIPNNPDTIEFLDNDAEFVLCVETGGMRDRLVENGFDEEHDALVVHLGGQPARATRRLTKRFRDELDLPVVVFTDGDPWSYRIYGSVAYGSIKSAHLSKYLATPEARFIGIQPEDIVEYDLPSDPLSDSDVNALESELEDPRFQTDYWEEQIELQLDIGKKSEQQSLASRGLDFVTDTYLPERLGEMGVI from the coding sequence ATGACGACCGAAAGCGACGCACGAGACGAGCTGATCGACCTGGCGGCGGACTTCTACGACCAGTTCGCGGCCGGGGAGATCCCCGAGATGACGCTGCCCACCCGGACGAAGAGCAACATCGAGTACGACGAGGCGAGCGGCGTCTGGACCTACGGCGACCGCACGTCGACGCGCAGCGCCAACTCGGTGCGGGGCGCGCGCAAGCTGCTGAAGGCCGCCTACACGATCGAGTTCCTCGCGGACCAGCTCGACGACGACCGCTCGTCGACGCTGCGTGAGCTGTACTACCTCTCGGAGTCGTGGGACAACGACGAGGCGCAGTTCAAGAGCCAAGACGAGTCGAACGACCTCGTGGAGGACCTCGAAATCGTCACGGGCGTCACCCGCGAGGACTTCCACATGCGCCCGGAGGAGTCGGGCGCGAAGGTGATGGGGCCCCTGGAGATCCGCGAGCAGACCAACCGCGGCGACCGCGAGATCCACTGCCAGCTCGACGTGGGGCAGGGGGGCTACCAGATTCCCAACAACCCGGACACGATCGAGTTCCTCGATAACGACGCCGAGTTCGTCCTCTGCGTCGAGACCGGCGGGATGCGCGACCGGCTCGTCGAGAACGGGTTCGACGAGGAACACGACGCCCTCGTCGTCCACCTCGGCGGCCAGCCCGCGCGCGCCACGCGCCGGCTGACGAAGCGGTTCCGCGACGAGCTGGACCTCCCCGTGGTGGTGTTCACGGACGGCGACCCGTGGTCCTACCGGATCTACGGCTCCGTGGCGTACGGCTCGATCAAGTCCGCGCACCTCTCGAAGTACCTCGCGACGCCCGAGGCGCGGTTCATCGGGATCCAGCCGGAGGACATCGTCGAGTACGACCTGCCTTCGGACCCGCTCTCCGACTCGGACGTCAACGCCCTGGAATCCGAGCTGGAGGACCCGCGCTTCCAGACCGACTACTGGGAAGAGCAGATCGAGCTCCAGCTCGACATCGGGAAGAAGTCCGAACAGCAGTCGCTCGCGAGCCGCGGCCTCGACTTCGTCACCGACACCTACCTCCCCGAGCGGCTCGGGGAGATGGGCGTGATCTGA
- a CDS encoding antibiotic biosynthesis monooxygenase: MIDRIWHGWTTPEDADEYERLLREEILPSFAAADNDGYRGARVLRREGDPEVDGDEVEFVTVLRFDSFESVTEFAGEAYRDAHVPPAAREVLERYDDRARHYEVREEREY; this comes from the coding sequence ATGATCGACAGGATCTGGCACGGCTGGACGACCCCAGAAGACGCTGACGAGTACGAGCGGCTGCTCCGCGAGGAGATCCTCCCGTCGTTCGCGGCGGCGGACAACGACGGCTACCGGGGCGCTCGCGTCCTCCGGCGCGAAGGCGACCCCGAAGTCGACGGCGACGAGGTCGAGTTCGTCACGGTCCTCCGGTTCGACTCGTTCGAGTCGGTAACGGAGTTCGCGGGCGAGGCGTACCGGGACGCGCACGTTCCGCCCGCGGCCCGCGAGGTGCTCGAACGATACGACGACCGCGCGCGCCACTACGAGGTGCGCGAGGAGCGCGAGTACTGA
- a CDS encoding aldo/keto reductase, whose translation MASEITGRSETFDVGGKLTVNRLGFGAMRITGEDIIGRPEDEDDAKEVLKRAVDLGVDFIDTADSYGPGASERLIGEALGDPDDAVVASKAGLIRNREGEWLPHGDPDFLKNQVLCSLDRLGTDTIDLYQFHRPDPDTDFEKSVHAFAEMKDAGQVAHVGLSNVTVEQLETATDIVDVATVQNRYNVGHRDDEDVLAACEEKGVGFIPWGPMYAVDDEESAEAIDEVAERRDATTRQVALAWLLDHSDVTLPIPGTSSVEHLESNLAAADLSLADEDLAALNGIDPQ comes from the coding sequence ATGGCTTCGGAGATCACCGGCAGGAGCGAGACGTTCGACGTCGGCGGCAAACTGACCGTCAACCGCCTCGGCTTCGGCGCGATGCGGATCACGGGCGAGGACATCATCGGCCGCCCCGAGGACGAAGACGACGCGAAGGAAGTACTCAAGCGCGCGGTCGACCTCGGCGTCGACTTCATTGACACCGCCGACTCCTACGGGCCGGGCGCCTCCGAGCGGCTGATCGGCGAGGCGCTCGGCGACCCCGACGACGCCGTCGTCGCCTCGAAGGCCGGCCTGATCCGCAACCGCGAGGGCGAGTGGCTCCCCCACGGCGACCCGGACTTCCTGAAGAACCAGGTGCTGTGTAGCCTCGACCGGCTGGGAACCGACACGATCGACCTCTACCAGTTCCACCGCCCGGACCCGGACACCGACTTCGAGAAGTCGGTCCACGCGTTCGCGGAGATGAAAGACGCCGGGCAGGTCGCGCACGTCGGCCTCTCGAACGTCACCGTCGAGCAGTTAGAGACCGCCACGGATATCGTCGACGTCGCCACGGTCCAGAACCGGTACAACGTCGGCCACCGCGACGACGAGGACGTGCTGGCCGCCTGCGAGGAGAAGGGCGTGGGGTTCATCCCGTGGGGACCGATGTACGCGGTCGACGACGAGGAGTCCGCCGAGGCCATCGACGAGGTGGCCGAGCGGCGCGACGCGACGACCCGACAGGTCGCGCTCGCGTGGCTGCTCGACCACTCCGACGTGACGCTCCCGATCCCGGGCACGTCGAGCGTCGAACACCTCGAATCGAACCTCGCGGCCGCGGACCTGTCGCTGGCCGACGAGGACCTAGCCGCGCTGAACGGGATCGACCCGCAGTAA
- a CDS encoding CDGSH iron-sulfur domain-containing protein yields the protein MTREVTHEERGPAVLDDDDKGDDGLIYVCQCGLSDSQPLCDGSHNATTDEGDEVVYKYANDDADGERREVDEVVYADE from the coding sequence ATGACACGAGAAGTCACGCACGAGGAGCGCGGGCCGGCGGTGCTCGACGACGACGACAAGGGCGACGACGGCCTCATCTACGTCTGTCAGTGCGGGCTCTCCGACTCGCAGCCGCTCTGTGACGGGTCGCACAACGCGACGACGGACGAGGGAGACGAGGTCGTTTATAAATACGCGAACGACGACGCGGACGGGGAGCGCCGCGAGGTCGACGAGGTCGTCTACGCCGACGAGTAG
- a CDS encoding transcription initiation factor IIB: MSENLRTYTAETVDDESETESETEEEELRCPECGGQLATDTEHGETVCVDCGLVVEEDEIDRGPEWRAFDSKEKDNKSRVGAPTTNMMHDKGLSTNIGWQDKDAYGKSLSSRQREKMQRLRTWNERFRTRDSKERNLKQALGEIDRMASALGLPDNVRETASVIYRRALDEDLLPGRSIEGVSTSSLYAAARQAGTPRSLDEIAAVSRVEKDEIARTYRYVVRELKLEIQPADPESYVPRFASDLGLSDEAERRARSLLDTAKEQGIHSGKSPVGLAAAAVYAASLLVNEKVTQSEVSEVANISEVTIRNRYHELLEAEDSVALN, encoded by the coding sequence ATGAGCGAGAACCTTCGAACGTACACGGCAGAGACCGTCGACGACGAGAGCGAGACCGAGTCGGAAACCGAGGAAGAGGAGCTTCGGTGTCCCGAGTGCGGCGGCCAGTTAGCGACGGACACGGAACACGGCGAGACCGTCTGCGTCGACTGCGGGCTCGTCGTCGAGGAGGACGAGATCGACCGCGGGCCGGAGTGGCGGGCGTTCGACTCCAAGGAGAAGGATAACAAGTCGCGGGTCGGGGCCCCGACGACGAACATGATGCACGACAAGGGGCTCTCGACGAACATCGGCTGGCAGGACAAAGACGCCTACGGCAAGTCGCTGTCCAGCCGCCAGCGCGAGAAGATGCAGCGGCTGCGGACGTGGAACGAGCGGTTCCGCACCCGCGACTCCAAGGAGCGCAATCTCAAGCAGGCGCTCGGTGAGATCGACCGCATGGCCAGCGCACTCGGCCTCCCGGACAACGTCCGCGAGACCGCTAGCGTCATCTACCGCCGCGCGCTCGACGAGGACCTGCTCCCCGGTCGCTCCATCGAGGGCGTCTCGACGTCGTCGCTGTACGCGGCCGCCCGGCAGGCGGGAACGCCGCGCAGCCTCGACGAGATAGCGGCCGTCTCCCGGGTCGAGAAAGACGAGATCGCCCGGACGTACCGATACGTCGTCCGCGAGCTGAAACTGGAGATCCAGCCCGCGGACCCCGAGAGCTACGTCCCGCGGTTCGCCTCCGACCTCGGCCTCTCGGACGAGGCCGAGCGCCGCGCCCGCAGCCTGCTCGACACGGCGAAGGAACAGGGGATCCACTCCGGGAAGTCGCCGGTCGGGCTCGCCGCCGCCGCCGTCTACGCCGCCTCACTGCTCGTCAACGAGAAGGTGACCCAGAGCGAGGTGAGCGAGGTCGCGAACATCAGCGAGGTCACCATCCGAAACCGGTACCACGAGCTCCTCGAGGCCGAGGACTCGGTCGCGCTGAACTGA
- a CDS encoding Xaa-Pro peptidase family protein has translation MNRARLDDRLAALDTDGYLFDASQEDANQLYLSGFTGPDPFLTLYADGEVHVLVSGLEYGRATTEASADTVERHADYGYEYGGREARNDMYAEFVRDKGIDSVSMPPRGPVGTADALRERGIEVAVDTDDRLQEVRAVKTDEEIDAIREAQKANEAAMRAAEDLIAGADVAGEDAPADGVVEPGVLLHEGEPLTSERVTEKIEVTLLRHGCALDETIVAGGSQAADPHDRGSGPLRADEAIIVDIFPRSKATKYNADMTRTFCVGEPAEALREWYDLTERALDAALDAVEPGATGEDVHAAACEVYEEAGEPTFRTDPETETGFIHSTGHGIGLDVHESPRLASGGGELEPGHVITVEPGLYDPDVGGVRIEDLVVVTEDGHENLTDYPVRFAAE, from the coding sequence ATGAACCGAGCGCGACTCGACGACCGGCTCGCGGCCCTCGACACGGACGGCTACCTGTTCGACGCCTCGCAGGAGGACGCCAACCAGCTGTACCTCTCCGGGTTCACCGGTCCGGACCCGTTCCTCACGCTGTACGCGGACGGCGAGGTCCACGTCCTCGTCAGCGGGCTGGAGTACGGCCGCGCGACGACCGAGGCGTCCGCCGACACGGTCGAGCGGCACGCCGACTACGGCTACGAGTACGGCGGCCGCGAGGCCCGCAACGACATGTACGCCGAGTTCGTCCGCGACAAGGGGATCGACTCCGTCTCGATGCCCCCGCGCGGCCCGGTCGGCACCGCCGACGCCCTCCGCGAGCGCGGTATCGAGGTCGCGGTCGACACCGACGACCGGCTTCAGGAGGTCCGCGCGGTGAAGACCGACGAGGAGATCGACGCGATCCGCGAGGCGCAGAAGGCGAACGAGGCGGCGATGCGAGCGGCCGAGGACCTGATCGCCGGCGCCGACGTGGCCGGGGAGGACGCCCCCGCGGACGGCGTCGTCGAGCCCGGCGTCCTGCTTCACGAGGGCGAGCCGCTCACCAGCGAGCGGGTGACCGAGAAGATAGAGGTGACGCTCCTGCGACACGGCTGCGCGCTCGACGAGACGATCGTCGCCGGCGGCTCGCAGGCCGCGGACCCCCACGACCGCGGCTCCGGGCCCCTGCGAGCGGACGAGGCGATCATCGTCGACATCTTCCCGCGCTCGAAGGCGACGAAGTACAACGCCGACATGACGCGGACGTTCTGCGTCGGGGAGCCGGCCGAGGCGCTCCGCGAGTGGTACGACCTCACCGAGCGCGCGCTGGACGCCGCGCTCGACGCCGTCGAGCCGGGCGCGACCGGGGAGGACGTCCACGCCGCCGCCTGCGAGGTGTACGAGGAGGCGGGCGAGCCGACGTTCCGCACCGACCCGGAGACGGAGACCGGGTTCATCCACTCGACCGGCCACGGGATCGGCCTCGACGTCCACGAGTCGCCGCGGCTCGCGAGCGGCGGCGGCGAGCTGGAGCCGGGTCACGTGATCACCGTCGAGCCGGGCCTCTACGACCCCGACGTGGGCGGCGTCCGGATCGAGGACCTCGTCGTCGTCACCGAGGACGGCCACGAGAACCTCACCGACTACCCGGTCCGGTTCGCGGCGGAATAG
- a CDS encoding adenylosuccinate synthase: MTLTIVGSQLGDEGKGALVDRWGGDADVVVRYQGGDNAGHTVVEGGAEYKLSLVPSGAVRGTVGILGNGCVVNPKTLFTEIDDLRERGLDPDVRVARRAHVIMPYHRVLDGIEEEVKADEDAGDEVGTTGRGIGPTYEDKAGRRGVRIADLLDPDALRDKLEYAVPQKRALVEDVYGLDVDAADDRAAAFDVDALHEEFAAIGERLADEGMTVNCSDYLHRRHEAGDEILFEGAQGTHIDVDHGNYPFVTSSNPTAGGAAVGSGLGVTTVGDGEVVGIVKAYLSRVGEGPLPTELDGDADEEALADEIREKGGEFGTVTGRPRRIGWLDLPMLRHAARVSGFTGVAVNHVDVLAGLDELKVCTGYELEGEELDTVPTTTDRWERCEPIYETLDTWEPFDSAAVAEAGYDALPEAAREYLEFLAAEIDTPVYAVGVGPDREETVELTNPFEE; this comes from the coding sequence ATGACACTCACCATCGTCGGCTCCCAGCTCGGCGACGAGGGCAAGGGCGCGCTCGTCGACCGATGGGGAGGGGACGCGGACGTCGTAGTCCGTTATCAGGGCGGCGACAACGCCGGCCACACCGTCGTCGAAGGCGGCGCGGAGTACAAGCTCTCGTTGGTTCCCAGCGGCGCGGTCCGGGGAACCGTCGGAATCTTAGGCAACGGCTGCGTCGTCAATCCGAAGACGCTGTTCACCGAGATCGACGACCTCCGCGAGCGCGGACTCGACCCGGACGTGCGCGTCGCCCGCCGCGCGCACGTCATCATGCCGTACCACCGCGTGCTGGACGGGATCGAAGAGGAGGTCAAGGCCGACGAGGACGCCGGCGACGAGGTCGGCACGACCGGCCGCGGCATCGGCCCGACCTACGAGGACAAGGCCGGGCGCCGCGGGGTCCGGATCGCGGACCTGCTCGACCCCGACGCGCTCCGCGACAAGCTGGAGTACGCGGTCCCGCAGAAGCGCGCGCTCGTCGAGGACGTGTACGGACTCGACGTCGACGCCGCCGACGACCGCGCCGCCGCGTTCGACGTCGACGCGCTCCACGAGGAGTTCGCCGCCATTGGCGAGCGCCTCGCCGACGAGGGGATGACCGTCAACTGCTCCGACTACCTCCACCGCCGCCACGAGGCGGGCGACGAGATTCTCTTCGAGGGCGCACAGGGAACGCACATCGACGTCGACCACGGGAACTACCCGTTCGTCACCTCCTCGAATCCGACCGCCGGCGGCGCGGCCGTCGGGTCCGGACTCGGCGTCACGACGGTCGGTGACGGCGAGGTCGTCGGCATCGTGAAGGCGTACCTCTCGCGAGTGGGCGAGGGGCCGCTCCCGACCGAACTCGACGGCGACGCCGACGAGGAGGCGCTCGCGGACGAGATCCGCGAGAAGGGCGGCGAGTTCGGGACGGTCACCGGCCGTCCCCGCAGGATCGGCTGGCTCGACCTCCCGATGCTCCGCCACGCCGCGCGCGTCTCCGGGTTCACGGGGGTCGCGGTCAACCACGTCGACGTGCTCGCCGGACTCGACGAGCTGAAGGTGTGTACGGGGTACGAGCTAGAGGGAGAGGAGCTCGACACCGTCCCCACCACCACCGACCGGTGGGAGCGCTGCGAGCCGATATACGAGACGCTCGACACGTGGGAGCCGTTCGACTCGGCCGCGGTCGCGGAGGCGGGCTACGACGCCTTACCCGAGGCGGCCCGCGAGTACCTGGAGTTCCTCGCCGCCGAGATCGACACCCCGGTGTACGCCGTCGGCGTCGGGCCCGACCGCGAGGAGACGGTCGAACTGACGAACCCGTTCGAGGAGTAG
- a CDS encoding aminotransferase class I/II-fold pyridoxal phosphate-dependent enzyme, with the protein MRLSDRANTLPESGIRKFFELAEARDDVISLGVGEPDFSAPWAARTAAIDSLERGKTSYTANRGMAALRERVAAHHERYDQSYEPESEVLVTTGASEAVDLAFRALVDPGDTVAVHEPTYISYGPGIELAGGEQLTVPTRAADDFALTRESLEAAGAAEADLLVLCYPNNPTGATMTDEELAEVAAFCRDEDLRVVADEIYAALTYGTDHASIATQPGMRERTVVVNGFSKAYAMTGLRLGYALGPAEAVDAMNRIHQYTMLSAPTTPQYAAIEALDRCDDEVGEMVEEYNRRRRLIVSRFNEMGLDTFEPGGAFYAFPECDGDDEAFAEELLEAQGVAVVPGSVFGEGGEGHLRVSYATSMRELKEATDRIAAFVEGR; encoded by the coding sequence ATGAGGCTCTCGGACCGCGCGAACACCCTGCCGGAGTCGGGGATCCGGAAGTTCTTCGAGCTCGCGGAGGCGCGCGACGACGTCATCTCGCTCGGGGTCGGGGAGCCGGACTTCTCTGCGCCGTGGGCCGCCCGGACCGCCGCGATCGACTCGCTCGAACGCGGGAAGACCTCCTACACCGCGAACCGCGGGATGGCGGCGCTCCGCGAGCGAGTCGCCGCCCACCACGAGCGCTACGACCAGTCGTACGAGCCGGAGTCGGAGGTCCTCGTCACGACCGGCGCGAGCGAGGCGGTCGACCTCGCCTTCCGGGCCTTGGTCGACCCGGGCGACACCGTCGCCGTCCACGAGCCGACGTACATCTCCTACGGGCCGGGGATCGAACTCGCGGGCGGCGAGCAGCTGACCGTCCCCACGCGCGCCGCGGACGACTTCGCGCTCACGCGGGAGTCGCTGGAGGCCGCCGGCGCCGCCGAGGCCGATCTGCTCGTGCTCTGTTACCCGAACAACCCCACGGGCGCGACGATGACCGACGAGGAGTTGGCCGAGGTGGCGGCGTTCTGCCGCGACGAGGACCTCCGCGTGGTCGCGGACGAGATATACGCCGCGCTCACCTACGGGACCGATCACGCGTCGATCGCCACGCAGCCGGGCATGCGCGAGCGCACGGTGGTCGTCAACGGTTTCTCGAAGGCGTACGCGATGACCGGCCTGCGGCTGGGGTACGCGCTGGGTCCCGCGGAGGCGGTCGACGCGATGAACCGGATCCACCAGTACACGATGCTGTCGGCGCCGACGACGCCGCAGTACGCCGCCATCGAGGCGCTGGACCGCTGCGACGACGAGGTCGGGGAGATGGTCGAGGAGTACAACCGCCGGCGCCGGCTGATCGTCTCCCGGTTCAACGAGATGGGGCTCGACACGTTCGAGCCGGGCGGCGCGTTCTACGCGTTCCCGGAGTGCGACGGCGACGACGAGGCGTTCGCCGAGGAGCTCCTGGAGGCGCAGGGGGTCGCGGTCGTCCCCGGTTCCGTCTTCGGTGAGGGCGGCGAGGGGCACCTCCGCGTCTCGTACGCCACCTCGATGCGCGAGTTGAAGGAGGCGACCGACAGGATCGCGGCGTTCGTGGAGGGCCGATGA
- the msrB gene encoding peptide-methionine (R)-S-oxide reductase MsrB produces MSETDERDPSELTDEEWRERLSDEEYRVLRESGTEAKFSGEYVDHHPDDGEYRCRACGTVLFEAETKYESGCGWPAFYAAEEESVTTTVDTSHGMRRTEVRCANCDSHLGHVFDDGPEPTGKRFCINSVAMEYDDE; encoded by the coding sequence ATGAGCGAGACCGACGAGCGCGATCCGAGCGAGCTGACCGACGAGGAGTGGCGCGAGCGACTTTCCGACGAGGAGTACCGCGTGCTGCGCGAGAGCGGCACGGAGGCGAAGTTCTCGGGCGAGTACGTCGACCACCATCCCGACGACGGGGAGTACCGCTGTCGGGCCTGCGGCACCGTCCTCTTCGAGGCCGAGACGAAGTACGAGTCCGGCTGCGGCTGGCCCGCCTTCTACGCCGCCGAGGAGGAGTCCGTGACGACGACGGTGGACACCAGCCACGGGATGCGCCGCACCGAGGTCCGGTGTGCGAACTGCGACTCCCATCTGGGCCACGTGTTCGACGACGGCCCCGAGCCCACCGGGAAGCGCTTCTGTATTAACTCGGTCGCGATGGAGTACGACGACGAATAA
- a CDS encoding HAMP domain-containing sensor histidine kinase, with protein sequence MSDHADAEGADADAVDGATFDAGEEPDPEERLKRQRDDLRLLNQVMRHDIRNDLQLVSAYAELLDDHVDEEGREYLEVIKRNTQSAVSLTTTVRDLAEVMLRDDAEPSRVALDRVLSQQVEEVRSAYSEAVFTVEGSFPEAAVVGDEMLSSVFRNVLRNAVQHNDETPPKVTVSASVEAVDGVAEVRIADNGPGIPEGQRDEVFGKGEKGLDSPGAGIGLYLVRSLVEIYGGDVWIEDNESKGAVFVVRLPLCEE encoded by the coding sequence ATGAGCGACCACGCGGACGCCGAGGGGGCGGACGCCGACGCGGTCGACGGCGCGACCTTCGACGCGGGCGAGGAGCCGGACCCCGAGGAGCGTCTCAAGCGCCAGCGCGACGACCTCCGGCTGCTGAATCAGGTGATGCGCCACGACATCCGCAACGACCTGCAGCTCGTGAGCGCGTACGCGGAACTCCTCGACGACCACGTCGACGAGGAGGGGAGAGAGTATCTAGAGGTGATAAAGCGGAACACCCAGAGCGCCGTCTCGCTCACCACGACGGTCCGCGACCTCGCGGAGGTGATGCTCCGGGACGACGCCGAGCCGAGCCGCGTCGCGCTCGACCGAGTCCTCTCACAGCAGGTCGAGGAGGTCCGCTCCGCCTACTCCGAGGCCGTCTTCACCGTCGAGGGGTCGTTCCCCGAGGCGGCGGTGGTGGGCGACGAGATGCTGAGCTCCGTGTTCCGGAACGTCCTGCGCAACGCGGTCCAGCACAACGACGAGACACCGCCGAAGGTGACGGTGTCCGCGTCGGTCGAGGCGGTCGACGGCGTCGCCGAGGTCCGGATCGCTGACAACGGCCCCGGTATACCCGAGGGGCAGCGCGACGAGGTGTTCGGCAAAGGCGAGAAGGGACTCGACAGCCCCGGCGCCGGGATCGGACTCTATCTGGTCCGCTCGCTCGTCGAGATATACGGCGGCGACGTGTGGATAGAGGATAACGAGTCGAAGGGCGCGGTGTTCGTCGTCCGGCTGCCGCTCTGCGAGGAGTGA
- a CDS encoding acyl-CoA dehydrogenase family protein produces the protein MEFQLTDEQKQLREEVRKFADEEIRPVATEYDVEEAYPHEVMDKAADMGLLAPHVPVEYGGIGYSSLENAILTEELFAADPGIGLCISSAGFGAEALMEFGTEDQKERVLPEVTAGDAVMGSAISEPQAGSDVTSVATRAEKREARSASERSGSAAEKDGDEWVINGSKMWITNGTVADYFVVVCETDPEIDDRYSGYSQILVEGDRDGLTRDKITGKLGIRASDTAELRFDDVRVPEENLIGQRGMGFLQLMQFFDETRTAVAAQGVGIARGAAERALEYAEDREQFDRPISDFQAIKHKLAEMYTNTEAARWLTYRSAWAVDNEAGDLTALASMAKEFASRTAVEVADEAVQVHGGAGFVNDHDVERLYRDAKITQIYEGTTEIQKNIVARELLDEGM, from the coding sequence ATGGAGTTCCAGCTAACGGACGAACAGAAGCAGCTGCGCGAGGAGGTACGGAAGTTCGCGGACGAGGAGATCCGACCGGTCGCCACCGAGTACGACGTCGAGGAGGCGTACCCCCACGAGGTGATGGACAAGGCGGCCGACATGGGACTGTTAGCGCCGCACGTCCCGGTCGAGTACGGCGGGATCGGCTACTCCTCGCTGGAGAACGCGATCCTCACCGAGGAGCTGTTCGCGGCCGACCCGGGGATCGGGCTCTGTATCTCCAGCGCCGGGTTCGGCGCGGAGGCCCTGATGGAGTTCGGCACGGAGGACCAGAAGGAGCGCGTCCTCCCGGAGGTGACCGCGGGCGACGCGGTGATGGGGTCGGCCATCTCGGAGCCGCAGGCGGGGTCTGACGTGACCTCGGTCGCGACGCGCGCGGAGAAGCGCGAGGCGCGCAGCGCCTCGGAACGGAGCGGCAGCGCCGCGGAGAAGGACGGCGACGAGTGGGTGATCAACGGCTCGAAGATGTGGATCACGAACGGCACCGTCGCGGACTACTTCGTCGTCGTCTGCGAGACGGACCCCGAGATCGACGACCGCTACTCCGGCTACTCGCAGATCCTCGTCGAGGGCGACCGCGACGGCCTCACCCGCGACAAGATCACCGGGAAGCTCGGGATCCGCGCGAGCGACACCGCGGAGCTGCGCTTCGACGACGTCCGGGTGCCCGAGGAGAACCTCATCGGGCAGCGCGGGATGGGCTTTCTCCAACTCATGCAGTTCTTCGACGAGACCCGCACCGCGGTCGCCGCGCAGGGCGTCGGCATCGCCCGCGGCGCGGCCGAGCGCGCCTTGGAGTACGCCGAGGACCGCGAGCAGTTCGACCGCCCGATCAGCGACTTCCAGGCGATCAAACACAAGCTCGCGGAGATGTACACCAACACCGAGGCGGCCCGGTGGCTCACCTACCGCTCCGCGTGGGCCGTCGACAACGAGGCCGGCGACCTGACCGCGCTCGCGTCGATGGCCAAGGAGTTCGCCTCGCGGACCGCGGTCGAGGTGGCCGACGAGGCGGTCCAGGTCCACGGCGGCGCCGGCTTCGTCAACGACCACGACGTCGAGCGGCTCTACCGCGACGCGAAGATCACCCAGATCTACGAAGGCACCACCGAGATCCAGAAGAACATCGTCGCCCGCGAACTGCTCGACGAGGGGATGTAG
- a CDS encoding Lrp/AsnC family transcriptional regulator: protein MDAEREVLDVLARNAREDIDDIAAQTGLDADAVADAIDALEGDGVVHGYQAVVDWDRVEEGKIRAVVEINVELDRETGYEQVADRIAKFPAVDALHLVSGDYDFAVEVLGENMQDVSEFISEQVAPMPAVTQTVTHYIMETYKDGGIRFEDGDDDDRLSVSP, encoded by the coding sequence ATGGACGCCGAGCGCGAGGTACTCGACGTGTTGGCGCGGAACGCCCGCGAGGACATCGACGACATCGCGGCCCAGACGGGCCTCGACGCGGACGCGGTCGCGGACGCGATCGACGCGCTGGAGGGCGACGGCGTCGTCCACGGCTATCAGGCCGTCGTCGACTGGGACCGCGTCGAGGAGGGGAAGATCCGCGCGGTCGTCGAGATCAACGTCGAACTCGACCGCGAGACGGGGTACGAGCAGGTGGCCGACCGGATCGCGAAGTTCCCCGCGGTCGACGCCTTACACCTCGTCTCCGGCGACTACGACTTCGCCGTCGAGGTGCTCGGAGAGAACATGCAGGACGTCTCCGAGTTCATCTCCGAGCAGGTCGCGCCGATGCCGGCGGTCACCCAGACGGTGACCCACTACATCATGGAGACGTACAAGGACGGCGGGATCCGGTTCGAGGACGGCGACGACGACGACCGCCTCTCCGTGTCGCCATGA